The DNA region AATGCGCGGTGACGATCACCACGCGCATCCAGGGTGCCTGCACGCGCATCTGCGCGAGCACATCCAGGCCGTTGTCCTCGCCCAGGCGCAGGTCGAGGAAGCACAGGTCGAAGACCTGGCGCTGCAGGATGGCTTCGGTCTGCGCCGCGCTGCTGGCGGTGGCCACGCTGTAGCCCTCGTCCTCCAGGCAATAACGGAAGGTGCGCAGGATCGCCGACTCGTCGTCGACCAGCAGGATGCGTCCCTTGGTTTCCGTCGCTGTTGCCATTTTTTCGCTCCGCATTGTTCAGTCGTACCGCTTAGTCCAGGAATTATCGTGCAAGTTGCATGGTTCTTTCATACATGTATTGCAGCCTGCATGCAGTGACTATCTGCAGGTTGTGACCAAGTAGCTGATTCATAAGGAAAAATAAGGCCAAAAAGGGCTGGCATGACCCTTGCCGTTTCCCTGTATCGGAAGGCGCCGGAGCGCCGGATCGCATGACAGGGGGTTTCCATGTGGCACTTGCGCAGGCTCGCGCTGGCGGTGATCGGCAGCACGCTGATGGCGGCCCCGTCGGCTCCCTCGCTGGCCCGCGAGGGCTGGAGCCAGCGTTTGCACGAGGCTCGCCAGGAAGGCTCGGTGTGGACGGCCTTCGCCTTCAACCGTCATCTCTCGCCCTTTTCCCTCAACGTCGATGTCGAAGGCAGCCTGGCCACGCTCACCGGCACGGTGGAGAGCGAGGTCAAGCGCGAACTGGCCGAGCAAGTGGCGCTGGGCATCGAGGGCATCGAGACGGTGGACAACCGCATCCGCGTCGATCCCGGCGTACGCCCGCACCTGGTCTCGGTCGCCGCCGCGGACGAGCGCCTCGACGACGCCACCGTCAAGGCACGCGTGAAATCCAGGCTGCTGTGGAACACCCGCACCGAAGGCCTGGATATCGGTGTCGAGTCCCATGCCGGCCTGGTGACCTTGAGCGGCGAGGCGGACAGCGCGCAGGCCCGCGAGCTGGCCGGCAGGCTCGCCGCCAGCACCGAAGGCGTCGAGCGGGTGGACAACGCCATTCGCGTGACCGGCGAGCCGGACAGCGCTCCCCGCGCCCAGGATCGGCCCGCCGCCCTGCTGGGCGACGCCTGGATCACCGGCCGGGTGAAGACCCGTTTTCTCTCCAGCAGCAGCCTTGGCGCCCTCGACATCTCCGTGGAGACCGAAGGGGGTGTGGTCCGCCTTGCCGGCACCGTGGCCACGGCTGCCGAAAAGGAACTGGCGGTGGAAACCGCGCGCAATGTCCGCGGCGTGCTCGACGTGCAGGCCGCATCCCTCAAGGTCGCCGGCTGAGGCGATCACCATCGGCAAGCAAGGAGAAACTCCATGACCCGAACCACCGCGCAACTCAACGAACTGATCGAGATCACCCGTGATGGCGAGCGCTTCTACCAGCACGCCATCGAGGAAGTGAAGGACCCGGTCCTGCAGGGCCTGTTCCGCGACATGGCCCAGGCCAAGACCCAGGTCATCCAGGCCCTGGCGGTGAAAGTCGCTGCCAACCACGAGGACCCGTCCACCGGCGGCACCTTCGTCGGCAAGCTGCGCCAGGTCTATGCCGATACCCGCGCGTCGCTCTCCAGCGACGAGAAGGCCA from Pseudomonas tohonis includes:
- a CDS encoding BON domain-containing protein, which encodes MWHLRRLALAVIGSTLMAAPSAPSLAREGWSQRLHEARQEGSVWTAFAFNRHLSPFSLNVDVEGSLATLTGTVESEVKRELAEQVALGIEGIETVDNRIRVDPGVRPHLVSVAAADERLDDATVKARVKSRLLWNTRTEGLDIGVESHAGLVTLSGEADSAQARELAGRLAASTEGVERVDNAIRVTGEPDSAPRAQDRPAALLGDAWITGRVKTRFLSSSSLGALDISVETEGGVVRLAGTVATAAEKELAVETARNVRGVLDVQAASLKVAG
- a CDS encoding ferritin-like domain-containing protein, which produces MTRTTAQLNELIEITRDGERFYQHAIEEVKDPVLQGLFRDMAQAKTQVIQALAVKVAANHEDPSTGGTFVGKLRQVYADTRASLSSDEKATYVGQLEEAEDRILHAFEDALESAEPEVRGLIAQEMPRVKACHDRMRSLKQAMK